The following are encoded in a window of Brevibacillus ruminantium genomic DNA:
- a CDS encoding ABC transporter substrate-binding protein, producing MYRRISYFFALLLVLAMVGCGNGNANQKTSEAVGANAHPSGVRAYKHSMGETLIPVKPEKVVTLQYVSQMLSVGVKPIGAPEFLLENMGEVAKGIESVGDIDKFNYEKILSLEPDLIIAGDVEKDTYEKLSGIAPTVVIPWMDYDMPEHVKVIGDILNRQAEAEAWQKSFEAKVQAAKEKIQGTLTDGQKVAIYNIRPKEFYVYGVRNFGFTLYKSLGLTPPDPVRKEIEKDPNFWATPITLEMLPEYAADYIFITTFQDGDSKRHYDEIKKSALWKALPAVKNNHVFEIDFDRWFGYTPHDVEFQVDDAVKWITGQGR from the coding sequence ATGTATCGACGCATATCCTATTTTTTTGCCCTCCTGCTCGTCCTGGCGATGGTCGGATGCGGCAACGGAAATGCAAATCAAAAAACGTCCGAGGCCGTTGGTGCAAATGCCCACCCATCCGGTGTACGCGCGTACAAACACAGTATGGGAGAGACACTGATCCCGGTCAAACCGGAGAAGGTCGTGACGCTTCAGTATGTCAGCCAGATGCTTTCTGTCGGGGTAAAGCCTATTGGCGCGCCGGAGTTTCTGCTGGAAAACATGGGGGAAGTCGCAAAGGGAATCGAAAGCGTGGGCGATATCGACAAGTTCAATTACGAGAAGATCCTCTCGTTGGAGCCTGACTTGATTATCGCGGGTGATGTGGAGAAGGATACTTATGAAAAGCTGTCCGGAATCGCACCGACCGTCGTGATACCCTGGATGGATTACGACATGCCCGAACACGTAAAGGTAATCGGTGATATCCTGAATCGGCAGGCGGAAGCCGAAGCCTGGCAAAAATCATTTGAGGCCAAGGTCCAGGCGGCGAAGGAAAAGATACAAGGAACGCTCACAGACGGGCAAAAGGTAGCGATCTACAACATCCGCCCGAAAGAATTCTACGTGTACGGCGTGCGCAACTTCGGCTTTACGCTGTACAAATCATTGGGGCTGACGCCTCCTGATCCGGTCCGGAAAGAAATCGAGAAAGACCCGAACTTCTGGGCGACCCCCATCACGTTGGAAATGCTGCCGGAATACGCGGCAGATTATATTTTTATCACCACTTTCCAGGATGGCGACTCCAAGCGTCATTACGATGAAATCAAAAAAAGCGCATTGTGGAAGGCGCTCCCGGCGGTAAAGAATAACCATGTGTTTGAGATCGATTTCGACAGATGGTTTGGTTATACACCGCATGATGTGGAGTTTCAGGTAGATGATGCCGTAAAATGGATCACCGGCCAGGGCAGGTGA
- a CDS encoding sugar ABC transporter ATP-binding protein — protein sequence MTTLQMNGISKSFSGVPALRSVDFDLKAGEVHALLGANGAGKSTLMKILTGAYEADEGSIMIDGQPSSIQSPQAAKALGIQCVYQEVDTALIPYLSVAENILLDQQIQTKGLINWRRLYEQAEAVLSQFGFSIPVKKLVESCTLSEKQLILIARAAVQKARFIIFDEPTAPLSNHETERLFQIIEQCKQAGMGIIYISHRLAEIFEICDRITIMRDGQRISTKATAETNMDEVIASMLGKSFSEEFPKTVVPIGETILEVRNAKGGKVRKADLHVREGEIVGVVGLVGAGKTELARLLFGADEWEDGELRVDGRTLRPRSPKEAVEAGVVLVPEERRKEGIFVEESVARNLSVASLAKWSKRGFVQKRAELEQAENIVRTLGVKTADIRQPVGHLSGGNQQKVAIGKWLQTDARLFMFDEPTKGVDVGAKSDIYRLIGSLAAEKKGILYFSCEFPEVLGIADRILVMFEGQIVKEFGREEATQESIMYYASGGG from the coding sequence ATGACAACCTTGCAAATGAACGGCATATCCAAATCATTTTCGGGTGTGCCTGCGCTCCGATCCGTCGACTTTGATCTGAAGGCAGGAGAGGTACATGCCTTGCTCGGAGCAAACGGGGCCGGGAAAAGTACGTTGATGAAGATTTTGACAGGCGCCTATGAAGCGGACGAGGGGTCAATCATGATCGACGGGCAGCCTTCCTCCATCCAATCGCCGCAGGCTGCCAAAGCACTGGGAATCCAATGCGTCTACCAGGAGGTGGATACGGCGTTGATTCCGTACCTGAGTGTGGCGGAAAATATCCTGCTGGACCAGCAGATTCAGACAAAGGGACTGATCAACTGGCGCCGTTTGTACGAGCAAGCGGAAGCGGTCTTGAGTCAGTTCGGCTTTTCCATCCCGGTAAAAAAGCTGGTGGAATCCTGTACGCTGTCGGAAAAACAGCTGATTTTGATCGCGCGCGCAGCCGTGCAAAAGGCCCGGTTCATTATTTTTGATGAACCGACGGCACCGCTCAGCAATCACGAGACGGAGCGGTTGTTCCAGATCATCGAACAGTGCAAACAGGCGGGAATGGGCATTATCTACATCTCACACCGCTTGGCGGAAATCTTTGAAATCTGTGACCGGATTACGATTATGCGGGATGGACAGCGCATCTCCACGAAAGCGACAGCAGAAACAAACATGGATGAGGTCATCGCCTCCATGCTGGGCAAAAGCTTCTCCGAGGAGTTTCCAAAAACGGTGGTTCCCATCGGAGAGACGATCCTGGAGGTGCGAAATGCCAAAGGGGGCAAAGTGCGCAAAGCGGACCTGCATGTCCGCGAAGGCGAGATCGTCGGTGTGGTCGGTCTCGTCGGAGCGGGGAAAACCGAACTGGCCCGCCTGCTTTTCGGTGCGGATGAGTGGGAGGACGGAGAGCTTCGCGTAGACGGGCGTACGCTCCGCCCTCGCTCGCCGAAAGAGGCTGTGGAGGCGGGCGTGGTCCTGGTGCCGGAAGAGAGGCGCAAAGAAGGGATTTTCGTCGAAGAGTCTGTCGCTCGCAATCTGTCAGTGGCGTCGCTGGCCAAATGGTCGAAGCGCGGGTTTGTACAAAAAAGAGCGGAGTTGGAGCAAGCGGAAAACATCGTTCGGACACTGGGGGTAAAAACAGCCGATATACGCCAGCCAGTCGGCCATTTGAGCGGGGGGAATCAACAGAAGGTGGCCATCGGCAAATGGCTCCAGACGGATGCCCGTCTCTTTATGTTCGACGAACCGACCAAGGGCGTTGACGTCGGAGCCAAGAGCGATATCTACCGGCTGATCGGATCGCTGGCGGCAGAGAAAAAAGGCATTCTGTATTTCTCCTGTGAGTTCCCCGAGGTGCTGGGGATTGCCGACCGGATTCTCGTCATGTTCGAGGGACAGATCGTCAAAGAGTTTGGCCGGGAAGAAGCCACACAGGAGTCCATCATGTATTACGCAAGCGGAGGTGGGTAG
- a CDS encoding S-layer homology domain-containing protein, producing MVKRSFVWFFVLSLCFQALFVPAVSAAYYEDVQGHWAQREIEELSNVNVYRLKYGNFYPDNPMARGEALVLLNRVLESVYGPLGVAKSNSHIDHRYSYKQETEQLAANMHVMLNVQTGFVNSFDPGDSMLYYLHLSERGGMKQPQKKNGDWWLSDEYLHKPLTREEASMILFHVLAPYKMRTSNFRVDEVEPYFSGYYQWKQDRKYVDTDSPYAAAIADFNLFVSEKTFEPNKQMTRAQFAVVLKRLYDFCKNDAPKQFHDTAAKQKAITNLFLTAADRAYQQRDQEQIDQFFSRSAQRTLEEIAPLPLHDYAGNLTLNKDENHPNRLWAKGSYQHPLTGSYQVTYMLEPASSNHYGWQVTKIEYQQK from the coding sequence ATGGTAAAACGTTCGTTTGTCTGGTTTTTTGTCCTTAGCCTTTGTTTTCAAGCCCTGTTTGTTCCTGCCGTCTCGGCCGCCTATTATGAGGATGTCCAGGGGCATTGGGCACAGAGGGAGATTGAGGAGCTAAGCAATGTGAACGTATACCGCCTCAAATACGGGAATTTTTATCCCGACAACCCGATGGCCAGGGGAGAAGCGCTTGTGCTTTTGAACCGTGTGCTGGAGAGCGTCTACGGTCCTCTCGGAGTGGCGAAGTCGAATTCCCACATCGATCATCGTTATTCCTATAAGCAGGAAACCGAACAACTGGCTGCAAACATGCATGTGATGCTGAATGTCCAGACCGGCTTTGTCAATTCCTTTGACCCCGGTGACAGCATGCTTTATTATCTGCACTTATCCGAACGCGGCGGCATGAAGCAGCCGCAGAAAAAGAATGGCGACTGGTGGCTGTCTGATGAATATTTGCATAAGCCCCTGACGAGGGAAGAAGCGAGCATGATTCTCTTCCACGTGCTTGCGCCCTACAAGATGCGGACCTCCAACTTTCGAGTAGATGAGGTAGAGCCTTATTTTTCCGGCTATTACCAGTGGAAGCAAGATCGGAAATACGTCGATACGGATTCTCCGTACGCGGCCGCGATTGCTGACTTTAACCTCTTTGTCAGCGAAAAGACATTTGAGCCGAATAAACAGATGACGCGTGCCCAGTTCGCGGTTGTTCTGAAACGTCTCTATGATTTCTGTAAAAACGATGCGCCCAAGCAGTTCCATGACACTGCGGCAAAGCAAAAAGCGATCACCAATCTCTTTTTGACGGCAGCCGATCGGGCCTATCAGCAGCGAGATCAGGAGCAGATTGACCAGTTCTTCAGCAGAAGCGCCCAGCGCACACTGGAGGAGATTGCGCCGCTTCCGCTTCATGACTACGCGGGAAATCTGACACTGAACAAAGATGAAAACCATCCCAACCGTCTCTGGGCAAAGGGCAGCTACCAGCATCCGTTAACGGGCAGCTACCAGGTCACTTACATGTTGGAGCCAGCTTCGTCCAATCATTACGGCTGGCAGGTAACCAAGATCGAATACCAGCAAAAATAA
- a CDS encoding sugar ABC transporter substrate-binding protein, whose amino-acid sequence MKKKFGVIGALVLSLSLMLTACGGGNSASTGNSGGGSGSGEKPKRIALIMRQNVGTFSAQYIAGVKAEVEKNGGELSVFNADTDLVKMASNLDAAVNQQFDGILIDHGTAEALQQGAEKAVKQNIPLVLFDTDIKLPGVPVVEQDDQKLAELSLEKLAADNGGKGSIVKIWVAGFAPMEKRQITYEGFLKKYSDIKEVAAFGSATNNTALDTQSQMEAILKKYPNKGDITAVWASWDEFAKGATRAIQQAGRTEIKVYSIDLSDEDLQFIQDPAASWVATAAVDPGNIGRIQAQTVFQKIKGEQVPDNVKLNPVLVQREDLPTDKKITMADLSEYVKEWGK is encoded by the coding sequence ATGAAAAAGAAGTTTGGTGTGATTGGTGCACTTGTCCTGTCTCTGTCACTGATGCTGACGGCTTGCGGTGGCGGCAACAGCGCTTCCACAGGAAATAGCGGAGGAGGCAGCGGTTCCGGGGAGAAGCCCAAGCGTATTGCTCTCATCATGCGGCAAAACGTCGGTACCTTCTCAGCCCAGTACATCGCCGGTGTGAAAGCCGAAGTAGAGAAGAATGGCGGAGAGTTGTCCGTCTTCAATGCAGATACAGATCTCGTGAAAATGGCTTCCAATCTGGATGCGGCAGTCAATCAGCAATTTGACGGCATTCTGATTGACCACGGTACGGCCGAAGCCCTGCAGCAGGGTGCCGAGAAGGCCGTCAAACAAAACATTCCGCTGGTGCTGTTTGACACCGATATCAAACTGCCGGGCGTGCCGGTCGTCGAGCAGGATGACCAGAAGCTGGCTGAGCTGAGCCTGGAGAAGCTGGCAGCCGATAACGGCGGTAAAGGAAGCATCGTGAAAATCTGGGTAGCGGGCTTTGCTCCAATGGAAAAACGTCAAATTACCTATGAAGGCTTCCTGAAGAAATACTCGGACATCAAGGAAGTGGCTGCTTTCGGAAGTGCCACCAACAACACAGCGCTGGACACACAATCTCAAATGGAAGCGATCCTGAAGAAATACCCGAACAAAGGGGATATCACTGCTGTATGGGCGTCCTGGGATGAGTTCGCCAAAGGAGCGACTCGTGCGATTCAACAGGCTGGACGCACCGAGATCAAAGTCTACTCGATTGATTTGAGCGATGAGGACCTGCAATTCATTCAGGACCCGGCTGCCTCCTGGGTCGCCACTGCAGCCGTAGACCCGGGCAACATTGGACGCATTCAGGCGCAAACCGTCTTCCAGAAAATCAAAGGCGAGCAAGTGCCCGACAACGTGAAGCTGAACCCGGTGCTGGTTCAACGCGAGGATTTGCCGACAGACAAGAAAATTACGATGGCCGATCTTTCCGAGTACGTAAAAGAGTGGGGCAAGTGA
- a CDS encoding FecCD family ABC transporter permease, translating into MNQVSIQQAEGRRKARTYIVMAVLAVLIIICFVVSMSTGQVRLTPIDMFKTLVGLGTAKQEMILFDFRLPRIVIAVLVGAGLAVSGAILQGVSRNGLADPGLMGINAGAGFAVAAYLMVFAKGGGESVLLLPFVALLGAFSAAGLIYLVAWKNGVTPIRLILVGIGVGLAFAALMILLSIKMDPHTYLYVEVWLAGSIWGSNWTYVAVLLPWIFLLLPFAMYKAGSLNILGLGDQAAAGLGTAVEKERLILLCTSVALAGSCVSIGGGIGFIGLVAPHLARQLVGPRHERMLPATALLGSLLLLVSDFAARNLMAPSELPTGIVVAVIGAPYFLYLLARSKA; encoded by the coding sequence GTGAACCAGGTATCCATCCAACAGGCGGAAGGGCGGAGAAAGGCCCGGACGTATATCGTCATGGCGGTACTGGCCGTTTTGATCATCATTTGTTTCGTTGTCAGCATGAGTACGGGCCAAGTTCGTTTGACGCCGATTGATATGTTCAAAACGCTGGTCGGCCTGGGAACGGCCAAACAAGAAATGATTCTCTTTGATTTTCGGCTGCCGCGCATCGTGATTGCGGTTCTGGTCGGAGCGGGGCTGGCAGTGTCTGGAGCAATTCTCCAAGGTGTGTCCCGCAATGGCCTGGCTGATCCTGGCCTGATGGGGATCAACGCGGGAGCGGGCTTCGCTGTCGCGGCCTACCTGATGGTCTTTGCAAAAGGCGGCGGGGAATCCGTGTTGCTGCTTCCTTTTGTCGCCTTACTGGGCGCTTTTTCAGCAGCGGGGCTGATTTATCTGGTGGCGTGGAAAAACGGGGTGACCCCGATCCGACTGATTCTGGTCGGGATTGGCGTCGGGCTCGCTTTTGCAGCACTGATGATCCTGCTGTCCATCAAAATGGACCCGCACACCTACCTCTACGTCGAGGTGTGGTTGGCGGGAAGTATCTGGGGGAGCAACTGGACGTACGTGGCAGTACTCCTCCCCTGGATCTTCCTGTTGCTTCCTTTTGCCATGTACAAGGCGGGCAGCCTGAACATCCTCGGTCTGGGCGATCAGGCTGCAGCAGGCCTCGGAACCGCGGTGGAAAAAGAGCGTTTGATTTTGCTCTGCACGTCTGTAGCATTGGCTGGCTCATGTGTATCGATTGGGGGCGGGATTGGCTTTATCGGTTTGGTGGCTCCGCATCTGGCTCGTCAGCTGGTGGGGCCAAGGCACGAAAGAATGCTTCCTGCGACAGCGCTGCTTGGATCATTGCTGCTGTTGGTCTCCGATTTTGCGGCACGCAACCTGATGGCGCCCAGTGAGCTTCCAACAGGGATCGTCGTTGCCGTTATCGGTGCCCCCTATTTTTTGTACTTGTTGGCTCGCTCCAAAGCCTAA
- a CDS encoding ABC transporter ATP-binding protein, whose amino-acid sequence MRSRLYTEKLVISYGDRLIVENLDIRIPAGKITALVGPNGSGKSTILKAIARLMKPVSGSVYLDGKAIHKESTKEVAKKLAILPQSPEAPGGLLVSELVAYGRFPYQKGFGTLREEDRRIIEWAIGVTGMMEFADRPVDNLSGGQRQRAWISMALAQGTEMLLLDEPTTYLDMAHQLEVLKLLHRLNQTEKRTIVMVVHDLNHATRFADHVVAIRNGRLEAEGTPSEVVTAETMRSVFGVLADIVPDPRTGVPVCIPYELDSTDGMEDADLREQAAKMTEMAEMQQAAGKANAGEEEMPAV is encoded by the coding sequence ATGCGTTCACGCTTGTATACAGAAAAACTGGTGATTTCCTACGGAGACCGTCTGATTGTGGAAAATCTGGATATCCGGATACCGGCGGGAAAGATCACGGCCTTGGTGGGACCCAATGGTTCCGGAAAATCAACCATCCTGAAAGCGATCGCCCGACTGATGAAACCTGTCTCTGGCAGTGTCTATCTGGACGGCAAAGCCATACATAAAGAGTCGACCAAGGAGGTAGCAAAAAAACTGGCGATTTTGCCGCAAAGTCCGGAGGCGCCAGGGGGCCTTTTGGTCTCCGAACTGGTTGCCTATGGCCGGTTCCCCTATCAAAAGGGATTTGGCACGTTGCGCGAGGAAGACAGGCGGATCATCGAATGGGCGATTGGCGTGACGGGGATGATGGAATTTGCCGATCGCCCGGTGGACAATCTCTCCGGCGGTCAGCGTCAACGGGCCTGGATTTCCATGGCACTCGCGCAGGGAACAGAGATGTTGCTTTTGGATGAACCCACCACCTATCTGGACATGGCCCATCAGTTGGAGGTGCTGAAGCTCCTGCATCGGCTCAACCAGACGGAAAAGCGGACCATTGTGATGGTGGTCCACGATCTGAACCATGCCACGCGTTTCGCCGACCATGTCGTGGCGATACGAAATGGCCGCCTGGAAGCGGAAGGCACGCCATCCGAGGTGGTCACGGCGGAGACGATGAGAAGCGTCTTCGGTGTGCTGGCGGATATCGTCCCGGACCCGCGTACAGGTGTCCCGGTCTGCATTCCTTATGAGCTGGACAGTACAGACGGGATGGAGGACGCGGACCTGCGGGAGCAAGCGGCCAAGATGACAGAGATGGCCGAGATGCAGCAGGCTGCCGGGAAAGCAAACGCCGGGGAAGAAGAGATGCCGGCCGTTTAG
- a CDS encoding ABC transporter permease, with amino-acid sequence MEARKLNLFDFVYKYGTVAVVAIVILLFSLTNPYFFTYGNLTDILRSISIVTFVAVGVTFSLIVGGFDLSVGSTVSLTTVVSASMMVWYEQGAAATLIVPIALAILVGLINALLVVKIRIPDLLATLAMLYIVNGVHMTYSKGYSIYANMPMEDGTTAPGKFQDWFLWLGQGEILSVPVPVVLTFLLVLVTHIYLTYTRQGRMLYMTGGNVEAARLSGIPVNRYRTLAYVLSALFAGLGGMLLAARIGTGQVSSGGSLLMDAVAAAFVGFSVFGAGKPNVFGTFVGAILIGVLLNGMTMLNLPYYAYDIVKGIVLALALAVTYYQLRRKRS; translated from the coding sequence ATGGAAGCAAGAAAACTGAACTTGTTCGATTTTGTTTATAAATACGGGACGGTTGCCGTGGTTGCCATCGTCATTCTGCTCTTTAGCCTGACCAACCCGTATTTTTTTACCTACGGAAATCTCACGGATATTCTGCGGTCCATCTCCATTGTGACCTTCGTGGCAGTGGGTGTGACCTTTTCCTTGATTGTGGGCGGCTTTGACCTGTCCGTCGGGTCGACCGTATCTCTGACCACGGTCGTCTCTGCGTCGATGATGGTCTGGTACGAGCAGGGAGCGGCGGCTACATTGATCGTCCCGATCGCCCTGGCCATTCTGGTGGGACTGATCAATGCACTTTTGGTCGTGAAAATCCGGATTCCCGACCTGCTGGCCACGCTGGCTATGCTCTATATCGTCAACGGCGTCCACATGACCTATTCCAAGGGGTATTCCATCTACGCCAACATGCCGATGGAAGATGGAACGACCGCACCCGGCAAGTTCCAGGACTGGTTTCTCTGGCTGGGCCAGGGCGAAATCCTTTCCGTGCCAGTGCCTGTCGTGCTCACCTTCCTGCTTGTGCTGGTGACACATATCTACCTGACCTATACCCGCCAGGGGCGCATGCTCTACATGACGGGAGGCAATGTGGAGGCTGCCCGCCTGTCCGGGATTCCAGTCAATCGCTACCGCACGCTGGCCTATGTACTCTCCGCGCTGTTCGCCGGGCTGGGCGGAATGCTTTTGGCTGCGCGGATCGGTACGGGGCAGGTCAGCAGCGGAGGCTCTTTGCTGATGGATGCCGTGGCAGCGGCGTTTGTCGGGTTTTCCGTCTTTGGTGCAGGCAAGCCCAATGTTTTCGGTACCTTTGTGGGGGCGATTCTGATCGGTGTCCTGCTCAATGGCATGACGATGCTGAACCTTCCTTATTACGCGTATGATATTGTAAAGGGGATCGTTCTGGCGCTTGCTTTGGCGGTTACCTATTATCAATTGAGACGAAAGCGTTCGTAG
- a CDS encoding (2Fe-2S)-binding protein has product MTLFDFSYLSEHHALTTEDIPNILHRCPLENLMQAEGMADMVAFYQAEIKGLGPDVAAAYFAGWFGYVCTGFQYLISRYHAAPDFSPANLEVQFYKKNHHTWLTFKIKDSRVATRQRDQHDRASWRKEALEIFYTQTVRPLFDTLSHATGHDLHQIWGQVVMAMYWSREKWLNVFETVEARKLMEEDYHFVTAEMAPEIFGRKKNPYQTKLSFVKSPRDPEAMIPRKATCCLAYRTENGHGYCYTCPRISEEEREEKRLRFLAEQEAKAK; this is encoded by the coding sequence ATGACACTCTTTGATTTTTCATATCTCAGCGAACACCATGCCTTGACCACAGAGGATATCCCTAACATCTTGCATCGTTGCCCTCTGGAAAATTTGATGCAGGCAGAGGGAATGGCAGACATGGTGGCCTTTTATCAAGCGGAGATCAAAGGACTGGGGCCGGACGTGGCCGCCGCGTATTTTGCCGGATGGTTTGGTTACGTCTGCACCGGGTTTCAATATCTTATTTCTCGCTATCATGCTGCCCCGGACTTTTCTCCAGCCAATCTGGAGGTACAGTTTTATAAAAAGAATCATCACACATGGCTGACGTTCAAAATAAAAGATTCCCGTGTGGCAACCAGGCAAAGGGATCAGCATGACCGTGCAAGCTGGCGAAAAGAAGCGCTGGAGATCTTTTATACCCAGACTGTGCGCCCTCTTTTTGACACCCTTTCCCACGCGACCGGTCATGATCTTCATCAAATCTGGGGCCAGGTCGTCATGGCCATGTACTGGAGCCGCGAAAAGTGGCTCAACGTCTTTGAGACAGTGGAAGCGCGCAAGCTGATGGAGGAAGACTATCATTTTGTCACAGCGGAAATGGCCCCGGAGATTTTCGGCAGGAAGAAAAATCCGTACCAAACGAAGCTGAGCTTTGTAAAGAGTCCGCGAGATCCGGAGGCGATGATCCCGCGCAAAGCCACCTGCTGTCTTGCTTACCGGACGGAGAACGGACATGGCTACTGCTATACCTGTCCGCGGATCAGCGAAGAGGAGCGGGAGGAAAAGCGGCTCCGCTTTCTGGCGGAACAAGAGGCAAAAGCAAAATAA
- a CDS encoding sensor histidine kinase, with amino-acid sequence MMGMSKSIFRRLLFSFLATVLIGLGFSGILISFFAKEYIYGAQKETMLRQAKKVNAAIQDYSEVNQLLIGTLALLDESFDTRIWLFDSNGKIVATSMKDEVFTGKSVARSIADSVLQGKNAVSELKIEGLEDPMLSVAIPWGKGEKVYGGIILHAPIEGVERTFAHMRETILWATLFGVLLSTAMVSYVSWSISKPLRTIERATAEIGRGNYTERVKVDTADEIGDLAQTINTLAGRLERVEQERHHLEQVRNDFLANVSHELRTPLTAMQGFLEALQDGLVEEEEARQKYYAVMYSETLHITRLVDDLMDLMKLENNELALAKFPIDVGGVIDKVVLAFRPEAEEKGVEILVEMPEKLPKVYADKDRIAQIMKNLVKNAIKFTDEGTIRLSARSEAEWVEISVADSGVGISADDQERIWERFFKVDRGRSKKNKGTGLGLAIVKELVELHDGEVTLTSEPGKGSTFSVRLPAMDCERMIS; translated from the coding sequence GTGATGGGGATGTCGAAAAGCATCTTTCGCCGCCTGCTGTTTAGCTTTCTGGCTACAGTACTCATCGGGCTGGGCTTTTCTGGAATCCTCATCTCCTTTTTTGCCAAAGAATACATCTATGGAGCACAAAAAGAAACCATGCTGCGTCAGGCGAAAAAGGTAAATGCGGCGATTCAGGACTACAGTGAGGTAAATCAACTGCTGATCGGCACCCTGGCGCTGCTCGATGAGTCGTTTGATACGCGGATCTGGCTCTTTGACAGCAACGGCAAAATTGTCGCCACGTCGATGAAGGATGAGGTGTTTACCGGAAAATCAGTGGCCCGTTCCATCGCGGATTCGGTCCTGCAGGGGAAAAATGCCGTTTCAGAATTAAAAATAGAAGGCTTGGAAGATCCGATGCTGTCCGTAGCCATCCCCTGGGGAAAAGGGGAGAAGGTGTACGGGGGGATTATCCTGCATGCACCGATTGAAGGAGTCGAGCGCACCTTTGCTCATATGCGGGAGACGATCCTCTGGGCCACCTTGTTCGGCGTTCTTTTGTCCACCGCGATGGTTTCTTATGTATCTTGGTCGATTTCCAAACCGCTGCGCACGATTGAACGGGCAACAGCGGAGATCGGGCGCGGCAATTACACGGAGCGGGTCAAGGTAGACACTGCGGATGAAATCGGCGATCTGGCACAGACCATCAATACACTTGCCGGCAGACTGGAGCGCGTCGAGCAGGAGAGGCATCATCTGGAACAGGTGAGAAATGATTTTCTGGCCAATGTTTCCCATGAGCTGCGGACACCCCTGACGGCGATGCAGGGCTTTTTGGAGGCACTGCAGGACGGGCTGGTTGAGGAAGAAGAGGCAAGGCAGAAATACTATGCCGTCATGTATTCGGAAACACTGCACATCACGCGGCTGGTCGATGACTTGATGGACCTGATGAAGCTGGAAAACAACGAGCTGGCTTTGGCAAAATTCCCGATTGATGTCGGGGGCGTTATCGATAAAGTGGTGCTTGCCTTCCGACCGGAGGCAGAGGAAAAAGGGGTCGAGATCCTCGTGGAGATGCCGGAAAAACTGCCCAAGGTCTACGCCGATAAAGACCGGATCGCCCAGATCATGAAAAATCTCGTAAAGAACGCGATCAAATTTACGGATGAAGGGACGATACGTCTGTCCGCTCGCAGTGAAGCCGAGTGGGTTGAGATCTCGGTTGCAGACAGCGGGGTCGGTATCTCAGCAGATGACCAGGAGCGCATCTGGGAGCGTTTTTTCAAAGTGGATCGCGGCCGCTCCAAAAAGAACAAAGGAACCGGATTGGGCCTGGCAATCGTCAAGGAGCTGGTCGAGCTTCACGACGGCGAGGTGACGCTTACCAGCGAGCCAGGCAAGGGAAGCACGTTTTCGGTGCGGCTGCCAGCCATGGACTGCGAGCGCATGATTTCCTAA
- a CDS encoding response regulator transcription factor: MTNTKILVADDDPNVCEIIRLFCSKQQMDLVVANDGKQALELAEKELPDLIILDVMMPQMDGFEACREIRKKWDIPIIMLTAKDEEFDRVLGLELGADDYVTKPFSPRELLARIRAIMRRMQPREKQEEETLHVLSFDQLVIDIEKREVLAAEEKVNFRPKEFDLLVHMARSPGSVFSREQLLEQIWGFDYFGDARTIDVHIKKIRQRLQKLPYECIHTVWGIGYKFGVDEP; the protein is encoded by the coding sequence ATGACGAATACCAAAATATTGGTTGCGGATGACGATCCGAATGTGTGTGAGATTATCCGTCTGTTTTGTTCCAAACAACAAATGGACCTGGTGGTGGCAAACGACGGGAAGCAAGCCTTGGAGCTGGCTGAAAAGGAGCTTCCTGATCTAATCATTCTCGATGTCATGATGCCGCAAATGGATGGCTTTGAAGCATGTCGAGAAATTCGCAAAAAGTGGGACATACCGATTATTATGCTGACGGCCAAGGATGAAGAATTCGACAGGGTTCTCGGGCTGGAGCTGGGGGCAGATGACTATGTGACCAAGCCGTTCAGTCCGCGTGAGCTGTTGGCCCGGATTCGAGCGATTATGAGAAGAATGCAGCCGAGGGAAAAGCAGGAGGAAGAAACCCTTCATGTGCTGTCATTTGATCAGCTTGTCATCGACATCGAAAAACGGGAGGTTCTGGCGGCAGAGGAGAAGGTCAATTTTCGGCCAAAGGAATTCGATTTGCTGGTCCACATGGCCCGATCGCCGGGAAGCGTATTTTCACGCGAGCAATTGCTGGAACAAATCTGGGGTTTTGATTATTTCGGCGATGCGCGAACGATTGATGTGCATATCAAAAAGATCAGGCAGCGTCTGCAAAAACTGCCGTATGAGTGTATACACACGGTGTGGGGAATTGGCTATAAATTCGGAGTGGATGAACCGTGA